The genomic region AAAAGAATAAAGGGGAAGAAACCTCAGCACAGTTTTTCTTTAAAGAGGAAGATAGTGATACACTCTTGGTAAAAGTAGCGGTCTCTTCAGTAAGTGAGCAAAGTGCTATAGAGAATTTAGAAATAAGTACACCGATAGACTTTGATAAGACCCGCTTATCAGCCGAAGCACAGTGGGAAGATGCCCTCTCGCGTATAGTAGTGGGAACCCCTGTGGATTCACTCAAAACAATCTTCTATACTGCATTATATCACACGCAGATAGCCCCCGTAACTTTTAGCGACAAAGATGGACAATTCCGCTTAGAGAATGATAAGATAGCCAAAGGCAATTACACCGCCTACTCTACCCTATCGCTGTGGGACACTTTCAGGGCTGAGCACCCACTGCTCAACCTCATACGTCCGCAAGAAGTATCAGGGATTATCAACTCAATGCTGGCTTATTATGAAGTGCATAAGGTATTGCCCGTATGGACGCTCTATGGCAATGAGACCGACACGATGACGGGGTATCACTCTGTGGCAGTGATCGCTGAGGCGTATTTGAAAGGTATTCGTGGCTTTGATGCCGAGAAGGCTTACGAGGCGATGAAAGCAACTATGATACAAGACAAGCGCGGACTGAAAGCCTATAAGCAATATGGCTATATACCCTACAACGCCGTAGATGAATCAGTAACCATCACTTTGGAATACGCTTATGATGATTGGTGTGTAGCTCAGATGGCAAAAGCATTGGGCAAAGCTGAGGATGCAGACTTCTTCCTCAAACGCTCTAAGGCTTACACTTACCTCTTTGATAAAGAAACAGGCTTTATGCGTGGTAAATCTGCTGAGGGTAAGTGGCGTACACCTTTTGATCCTAAACGCTCTGACCACCGTCAAGGCACCGACTACACCGAAGGCAATGCTTGGCAACACAGCTGGTTTGTGCCTCACGATGTAGAAGGGCTCATAGCACTCTTCGGCAGCAAAGAAGCCTTTACAGCACACTTAGAGAAACTGTTCACTGAAAGTTCAGAGATCACAGGCGACAACACCTCTCCTGACATCTCAGGGCTTATCGGACAATACGCACACGGCAACGAGCCAAGCCACCATATCGCCTATATGTTCAACATTGCAGGGCAGCCTAAACGCACTCAATATTGGGTAGACCGCATCCTACAAACGCAGTACAACACCACCCCTAACGGACTCAGTGGCAATGAGGACTGCGGACAGATGTCGGCGTGGTACGTATGGAGTGCAATGGGCTTATACCCTATGAACCCCGCCTCTACCGAGTACGAGTTTGGTCGTCCACTCTTCGATAAGGTAACTATCAAACTGCCTAATGGTAAAACTTTTACCATTACAGCTAAAAACGTCTCTAAGGAGAATAAGTATATCAAATCCGTAAGTCTCGATGGGAACCCTTACAAAGAATGGCACATCAGCCACGAGACTATCCTTAAAGGCGGTGAACTCACTTTTGAAATGACTAATAAATAACAAATGAAAAGACACCTATTGATCACAGGGGGAGCAGGCTTCATCGGCTCGCACGTGGTACGACTCTTCGTTACCAAATACCCTGACTACGAAATCATCAACTTAGACAAACTCACCTACGCAGGCAACTTAGACAATGTAAAAGACGTTGCCGATAAGCCTAACTACCGCTTTGTGCAGGCAGACATCTGCGACTTTGAGGCTATGAAGGCACTCATCGCCGAGCACCATATTGATGGCATCATCCATCTGGCAGCCGAGAGCCACGTCGATCGCAGTATCGAAGACCCTTTCATCTTTGCCAAAACCAATGTGATGGGCACACTCAGCCTGCTGCAAGCAGCGCGTGAGGTATGGGGCAACGACACTGCTGGCAAGCGTTTCTACCACGTCTCTACCGATGAGGTGTATGGCGCACTTCATCACGGCGACCCTCTCTTCACTGAGGAGACTAAGTACGACCCCCACTCGCCTTACTCAGCCTCTAAAGCCTCGTCCGACCACTTTGTGAGGGCGTATCACACCACCTATAAGCTCCCTGTGGTGCTCTCCAACTGCTCCAACAACTATGGCAGTCATCAGTACCCAGAGAAGCTCATTCCTGTGTGTATCCACAATATATGTGAGAACAAACCGCTGCCTATCTACGGCAAGGGGGAGAACATCCGCGATTGGCTCTTTGTTGAGGACCACGCCCACGCTATCGACACTATCTTCCATTGTGGTAAGGACGGCGAGACGTACAACATCGGTGGCATCAACGAGTGGAAGAATATCGACTTGGTAAAGGTCATCATCAAGGAAGTAGACAAGCAACTCGGTCGCCCCGAAGGCACATCACTCGGGCTCATCACCTTTGTTACCGACCGCGCAGGCCACGACTTCCGCTATGCGATTGATGCCTCTAAACTCACCCACGAACTCGGCTGGCAACCCTCACTGCAATTTGAAGAAGGTATTGCCAAAACCGTAGCTTGGTATCTTGCACAACGATAAAGAGCAGTAAAAAACAACATTGGTATATAAATTTAAATACATTCTAAAATTGACAAAAAAAGGAGTTGCCTGTGTATCGGGCAACTCCTTTTTTTATATTCCAAAAACAGCATACTACTCTCTAAAAGCGATAAGTTGAAAGCTATCGCGTGCAGACCACTTGGTTCGTATATTTCAGATTTACAACACTGTATTCACCCAACTTCCCCGTCTTCTCTAATTGTTTATAGAAGGCTTTGAGATTAGCCTTCTTCAAAGCCGCTTCCTCAAAGGTACCAAAGAGTACCCTAAAATGCGGCACACGCATCAAGAACTCGTACTCCCCATTGGGCTTTACTGCCACTTCGGTGATGTTCTCAGCCATCCAAGGGTCGTTTTTGATAAAAGTCATCAGTTCGTATGAAGGTTGCCAATGGCTGGGGCGTATATCGCCTCTGAGGATAGGCACACGCGCCGAGAACGACGCCGACAGCGGCATCTCCTTGCCCTGTTCGTCCATATAGAAAGCCCGCCCCTCGCGATAGACCCGCGCAATAGGCTGACGCTGCTTGATCTTAGCATTCAGCACCCCGTCGATTGTGCAATACACCTGCGACTTCTCAATCATCACGTTGTTGTCCAAAAGGTTTTCCATTTCTCCCAGACGCAATAGCCCTACGGGAGTTATTGCTTGTGGATCCTTAAACAAATTGCGTTTTACAGCCTCTTCTGTCACATATAAATCCTCACTCTGATGATCCACAACTACCTCTTTTAAAGGGCGCATCTTGTGCCGTGTTGATGCAAAAAGTTGTACCGCTAAAGGTAATAGTACTATTGTAAGTAATTTTAAGAATCTTTTGATATACATAGATCTAATAAGTATATTAAAGGGAAATACAGTCATTCAATTCCACGGGGCAAAAGTACAATTTTTTAATGAATAATGAACAATGTATAATGTATAATTTTTTTGTAAAGAGAATAGGGAGCAACTCATTACTTTCTACTCACTACTCATTAACTATTAAGCCAGTTACTTTTCTTAAATGGAATACCTTTGCGAATGAGGTAAGCGTGGTAAGCACTGGGGATATCGTTCTGCCAATGGGGCAAAAGCAGCAAAATGAGGATTACATCCGCTTGGGAGAAGAACCCCCAATAGATAGCCAGTGCAAAGGTAACCCCAGCATAGCCCCAGCCGATGAGTGCTATAAAGGCGATGAACAGACATACCCCCCAGAGCTTCGATAGGAAGGCGTGAGTACAGGTTTCCTTGCCAAACTTGATAAAGCTAATGGCATAACACAAGCCTTCGGAGACAAAAAGTAGCCCCACCTCATAGCCGTGAGCCCTAATAACCTCAGGATTGAGCACATAAGCACTTACGCCCACCGACAGCCAAAAGATGAGATCAGTTTGGCTATCCAAACGACGAAGCCTTGTCGTGCTTACCCCCAATCGGCGTGCGATGATGCCATCAAAGACGTCCGAGAGCAACCCTATAACGATCAGCACGATGAGTAGCCCTCGCACGCTATCGCGATAGCCGTAAGCCAAAAGGAGTATCGTAGGTGCGAGCAAAAAGCGCAAGAGCACTAATAAGTAGGGTATGCTGGTTTTTGTCATATCTTGCGATCCATTAGGTCGATGGCAAAAGTACGCAACTGGGTGCGTTTTTCTTCATCAATAGCAAGAGAGTCAAGAGATGCGAGTGCCTCATCGGTGTAATGGGCTATCGCCTTGCGGACTACTGTGTCGGCACCCGTCTGCTGGAAAAGTTGCTTGACGGCAGCCACTTTCTCGGGGCTTTGATCGGTAGTTGCGTAATGCTGCAATAGGGCTGTACGTTGCGCTGCATCAGATAGTTCTAAGGCTTTGAGGTAGAGCATCGTCTT from Capnocytophaga haemolytica harbors:
- the rfbB gene encoding dTDP-glucose 4,6-dehydratase, which produces MKRHLLITGGAGFIGSHVVRLFVTKYPDYEIINLDKLTYAGNLDNVKDVADKPNYRFVQADICDFEAMKALIAEHHIDGIIHLAAESHVDRSIEDPFIFAKTNVMGTLSLLQAAREVWGNDTAGKRFYHVSTDEVYGALHHGDPLFTEETKYDPHSPYSASKASSDHFVRAYHTTYKLPVVLSNCSNNYGSHQYPEKLIPVCIHNICENKPLPIYGKGENIRDWLFVEDHAHAIDTIFHCGKDGETYNIGGINEWKNIDLVKVIIKEVDKQLGRPEGTSLGLITFVTDRAGHDFRYAIDASKLTHELGWQPSLQFEEGIAKTVAWYLAQR
- a CDS encoding GH92 family glycosyl hydrolase, whose translation is MRLRNIALAVAGIALLAACEQKKTKEEVKDEPQKPLISYVDPFIGTGGHGHTFPGATTPMGMIQVSPVNGLSHWDWCSGYHYSDSLVVGFGHLSLSGTGIGDLNDILLMPATKAYDLSTLKYGRKEQYPVNAQEFRDMVPYKSLYSHKNEKASPGYYEVYLETPKVNVELTAAQRYGVHRYTFEKGAEQSVILNLGYAINWDSPTKTSIKEYKGTQSTTSIITGERFSTGWAKNQKVYYAIQFSKPIDKAVIQKNKGEETSAQFFFKEEDSDTLLVKVAVSSVSEQSAIENLEISTPIDFDKTRLSAEAQWEDALSRIVVGTPVDSLKTIFYTALYHTQIAPVTFSDKDGQFRLENDKIAKGNYTAYSTLSLWDTFRAEHPLLNLIRPQEVSGIINSMLAYYEVHKVLPVWTLYGNETDTMTGYHSVAVIAEAYLKGIRGFDAEKAYEAMKATMIQDKRGLKAYKQYGYIPYNAVDESVTITLEYAYDDWCVAQMAKALGKAEDADFFLKRSKAYTYLFDKETGFMRGKSAEGKWRTPFDPKRSDHRQGTDYTEGNAWQHSWFVPHDVEGLIALFGSKEAFTAHLEKLFTESSEITGDNTSPDISGLIGQYAHGNEPSHHIAYMFNIAGQPKRTQYWVDRILQTQYNTTPNGLSGNEDCGQMSAWYVWSAMGLYPMNPASTEYEFGRPLFDKVTIKLPNGKTFTITAKNVSKENKYIKSVSLDGNPYKEWHISHETILKGGELTFEMTNK
- a CDS encoding cell division protein FtsQ/DivIB produces the protein MYIKRFLKLLTIVLLPLAVQLFASTRHKMRPLKEVVVDHQSEDLYVTEEAVKRNLFKDPQAITPVGLLRLGEMENLLDNNVMIEKSQVYCTIDGVLNAKIKQRQPIARVYREGRAFYMDEQGKEMPLSASFSARVPILRGDIRPSHWQPSYELMTFIKNDPWMAENITEVAVKPNGEYEFLMRVPHFRVLFGTFEEAALKKANLKAFYKQLEKTGKLGEYSVVNLKYTNQVVCTR
- a CDS encoding CDP-alcohol phosphatidyltransferase family protein; this encodes MTKTSIPYLLVLLRFLLAPTILLLAYGYRDSVRGLLIVLIVIGLLSDVFDGIIARRLGVSTTRLRRLDSQTDLIFWLSVGVSAYVLNPEVIRAHGYEVGLLFVSEGLCYAISFIKFGKETCTHAFLSKLWGVCLFIAFIALIGWGYAGVTFALAIYWGFFSQADVILILLLLPHWQNDIPSAYHAYLIRKGIPFKKSNWLNS